The Geothrix sp. genome window below encodes:
- a CDS encoding bifunctional enoyl-CoA hydratase/phosphate acetyltransferase codes for MRINTLDDLLLAVKNRPHKRLVVAWANDAHTLEAVNAAVAAGLVEAILVGDEPVMVKVCQEQGLPKERFRMVHAPTDTEAAAKAVAMVRFGEADLLMKGLLSTDKYMRAILNKEQGLLDPGAILSHVTVMEHPGHPKLLIAGDVAVIPEPEFKEKVAILGYLVKVARALGIDLPKVAVLSASEQVMPKIASSAEAAMLSKMADRGQIKGALVDGPMALDGAIDPESARIKGMGGPVAGDADCLLFPNLEAGNTFYKAGTKLGGAEIAAVVTGARVPCVLSSRGDSAKTKLSSIALAALLA; via the coding sequence ATGCGGATCAACACCCTCGACGACCTGCTCCTTGCCGTGAAGAACCGTCCCCACAAGCGGCTGGTGGTGGCCTGGGCCAACGACGCCCACACCCTGGAGGCCGTGAACGCCGCCGTGGCGGCGGGCCTGGTGGAGGCCATCCTCGTGGGGGACGAACCCGTCATGGTGAAGGTCTGCCAGGAACAGGGCCTGCCGAAGGAGCGCTTCCGCATGGTCCACGCGCCCACGGATACCGAGGCCGCCGCCAAGGCCGTGGCCATGGTCCGCTTCGGCGAGGCCGATCTGCTCATGAAGGGCCTGCTCAGCACGGACAAGTACATGCGGGCCATCCTCAACAAGGAGCAGGGCCTGCTCGATCCCGGCGCCATCCTGAGCCATGTGACCGTGATGGAGCATCCGGGCCACCCCAAGCTCCTCATCGCCGGCGATGTGGCCGTGATCCCCGAGCCCGAGTTCAAGGAGAAGGTCGCCATCCTGGGCTACCTGGTGAAGGTGGCCAGGGCCCTGGGAATCGACCTCCCCAAGGTGGCCGTGCTGTCGGCCTCGGAGCAGGTCATGCCGAAGATCGCGTCCAGCGCCGAGGCGGCCATGCTGTCGAAGATGGCGGACCGCGGCCAGATCAAGGGCGCCCTCGTGGACGGCCCCATGGCCCTGGACGGGGCCATCGACCCCGAGTCGGCCCGCATCAAGGGCATGGGCGGCCCCGTGGCCGGGGATGCCGACTGCCTGCTCTTCCCCAACCTCGAGGCGGGCAACACCTTCTACAAGGCCGGCACCAAGCTGGGCGGCGCCGAGATCGCGGCCGTCGTCACGGGTGCCCGCGTTCCCTGTGTCCTCAGCAGCCGTGGCGACAGCGCCAAGACCAAGCTGAGCTCCATCGCGCTGGCGGCCCTGCTGGCCTGA
- a CDS encoding nitroreductase — protein sequence MGRRSIRAFQPTPVPRAVVEDILRVASRAPSGTNLQPWQVHVLTGAALTRLSDRILAIYADPAELARHEREYDYYPKEWTSPYLERRRKVGWDLYGLLGIAKSDRAGMHAQHGRNYRFFDAPVGLIFTMDRVLQVGSWLDYGMFLQNIMVAARARGLDTCPQAAFTQFHRVIAQELGLGPEQMVICGMALGHADPSAPENALVTERAPVSEFARFYEK from the coding sequence ATGGGCCGCCGCTCCATCCGGGCCTTCCAGCCCACCCCCGTGCCCCGGGCCGTGGTGGAGGACATCCTGCGGGTGGCCTCGCGGGCGCCTTCGGGCACGAACCTCCAGCCCTGGCAGGTGCATGTGCTGACCGGCGCCGCGCTGACGCGGCTCTCCGACAGGATCCTCGCGATCTACGCCGACCCCGCGGAGCTGGCCCGCCACGAGCGGGAGTACGACTACTACCCCAAGGAATGGACTTCGCCCTACCTCGAGCGGCGCCGGAAGGTGGGCTGGGATCTCTACGGCCTCCTGGGCATCGCGAAGTCGGACCGGGCCGGCATGCACGCGCAGCACGGCCGCAACTACCGGTTCTTCGACGCGCCCGTGGGCCTCATCTTCACCATGGACCGCGTTCTGCAGGTGGGCAGCTGGCTGGACTACGGCATGTTCCTCCAGAACATCATGGTGGCGGCCCGGGCCCGGGGCCTGGACACCTGCCCCCAGGCCGCCTTCACCCAGTTCCACCGCGTCATCGCCCAGGAGCTGGGCCTGGGCCCGGAGCAGATGGTGATCTGCGGCATGGCCCTCGGGCACGCCGATCCCTCGGCCCCCGAGAACGCCCTCGTCACCGAGCGGGCGCCCGTCTCCGAGTTCGCCAGGTTCTACGAGAAGTAG
- the buk gene encoding butyrate kinase, producing MHAYGEWKRTPKDTFFRRHRVLVLNPGSTSTKTSIFEGDEERFTEELQHPAEELKAFEGRPITEQFAFRKQSVLRFLADKGLSLGDLDAVAGRGGLLRPIPHGTWTVGPAMLEDLKAGQRGEHASNLGALIASELVAGTGKPAYIVDPVVVDEADPKVKITGLKELPRRVISHALNQIATARRYAEEHETFYERINVIVAHMGGGITVGAHRRGRYIDVNNGLDGEGPFSPQRTGTLPVGQLIDLCFSGKYTKAELKLLNKGRGGLIDLLGTSDMREVERRVDAGDAEAKAVYDALAYQIAKAITALVPAFGGDRIDAVLLTGGMARSPKLVGELNRLTAALGCPVKVYPGENEMAALAKGALRVLSGRETAKDYPPQA from the coding sequence CTGCACGCCTACGGCGAGTGGAAGCGCACCCCCAAGGACACCTTCTTCCGGCGCCATCGTGTGCTGGTGCTGAACCCGGGCTCGACCTCCACCAAGACCTCGATCTTCGAGGGCGACGAGGAGCGCTTCACCGAGGAGCTCCAGCACCCGGCCGAGGAGCTGAAGGCCTTCGAGGGCCGGCCCATCACCGAGCAATTCGCCTTCCGCAAGCAGTCCGTGCTGCGCTTCCTCGCCGACAAGGGGCTGTCCCTGGGGGATCTCGATGCCGTGGCCGGCCGCGGCGGCCTGCTGCGTCCCATCCCCCACGGCACCTGGACCGTGGGGCCCGCCATGCTGGAGGACCTGAAGGCCGGCCAGCGCGGCGAGCACGCTTCCAACCTGGGGGCGCTGATCGCCTCTGAGCTGGTGGCCGGCACGGGCAAGCCTGCCTACATCGTGGACCCCGTGGTGGTGGACGAGGCCGATCCCAAGGTGAAGATCACGGGCCTGAAGGAGCTGCCGCGCCGCGTGATCAGCCACGCCCTCAACCAGATCGCCACGGCCCGCCGCTACGCCGAGGAGCACGAGACCTTCTACGAGCGCATCAATGTGATCGTGGCCCACATGGGCGGCGGCATCACCGTGGGGGCCCATCGCCGGGGCCGCTACATCGATGTGAACAACGGGCTGGACGGCGAAGGGCCGTTCTCCCCCCAGCGCACGGGCACCCTGCCGGTGGGGCAGCTCATCGACCTCTGTTTCTCCGGCAAGTACACCAAGGCGGAACTGAAGCTCCTGAACAAGGGGCGGGGCGGCCTCATCGACCTGCTGGGCACCTCCGACATGCGCGAGGTGGAGCGCCGCGTGGACGCGGGCGATGCCGAGGCGAAGGCGGTCTATGACGCGCTGGCCTACCAGATCGCCAAGGCCATCACGGCCCTCGTGCCGGCCTTCGGCGGCGACCGCATCGACGCCGTCCTGCTCACGGGCGGCATGGCGCGCTCGCCGAAGCTGGTGGGCGAGCTGAACCGCCTCACCGCGGCCCTGGGCTGCCCCGTGAAGGTCTACCCCGGCGAGAACGAGATGGCCGCCCTCGCCAAGGGCGCCCTGCGCGTGCTGTCCGGACGGGAGACGGCCAAGGACTATCCGCCCCAGGCCTAA